The proteins below are encoded in one region of Bacteroides uniformis:
- a CDS encoding gluconate 5-dehydrogenase: MNPYLNFSLEGKVALVTGASYGIGFAIASAFAEQGATICFNDINQELVDKGLAAYTEKGIKARGYVCDVTDEPAVQAMVAQIEKEVGSVDILVNNAGIIRRVPMHEMEAADFRRVIDIDLNAPFIVSKAVLPAMMKKGHGKIINICSMMSELGRETVSAYAAAKGGLKMLTRNICSEYGEYNIQCNGIGPGYIATPQTAPLREKQADGSRHPFDSFICAKTPAGRWLAPEELTGPAVFLASEASNAVNGHILYVDGGILAYIGKQPK; encoded by the coding sequence ATGAATCCGTATTTGAATTTTTCTTTGGAAGGTAAAGTAGCCCTTGTTACAGGTGCTTCTTATGGTATCGGTTTTGCTATCGCTTCAGCTTTTGCAGAGCAAGGAGCAACTATCTGTTTCAACGATATCAACCAGGAGTTGGTAGACAAAGGCTTGGCTGCCTATACTGAAAAGGGTATCAAGGCACGCGGTTATGTATGTGATGTGACAGACGAACCTGCTGTTCAGGCCATGGTAGCCCAGATTGAAAAGGAAGTAGGCTCTGTTGATATCCTCGTAAACAATGCCGGCATCATCCGCCGTGTTCCTATGCACGAGATGGAGGCTGCTGACTTCCGTCGTGTAATCGATATCGACCTCAATGCTCCGTTCATCGTATCAAAGGCTGTTCTGCCTGCCATGATGAAGAAGGGCCACGGTAAAATTATCAATATCTGCTCTATGATGTCCGAACTGGGTCGTGAGACTGTGTCGGCCTATGCCGCTGCCAAGGGTGGCTTGAAGATGCTGACTCGCAACATCTGCTCTGAATATGGTGAATATAACATCCAATGTAACGGTATCGGTCCGGGTTACATCGCTACCCCGCAGACTGCTCCGCTGCGTGAAAAGCAGGCCGACGGTAGCCGTCACCCGTTCGACTCGTTCATCTGCGCCAAGACTCCGGCAGGCCGCTGGCTGGCTCCGGAAGAACTTACCGGTCCGGCAGTGTTCCTGGCATCGGAAGCCTCTAATGCGGTAAACGGTCACATCCTCTATGTAGACGGAGGTATCTTGGCTTATATCGGAAAGCAACCGAAATAA
- the tyrS gene encoding tyrosine--tRNA ligase codes for MNFVEELRWRGMLHDMMPGTEELLAKEQVTAYIGFDPTADSLHIGHLCSVMILRHFQRCGHKPLALIGGATGMIGDPSGKSAERNLLTEETLQRNLAGMKAQLSKFLDFDSDAPNRAELVNNYDWMKNFTFLDFAREVGKHITVNYMMAKDSVKKRLNGEARDGLSFTEFTYQLLQGYDFLHLYETKGCKLQMGGSDQWGNITTGAELIRRTNGGEVFALTSPLITKADGGKFGKTESGNIWLDPRYTSPYKFYQFWLNVSDEDAKRYIKIFTALSKEEIDALTAEHDAAPHLRVLQKCLAKEVTIMVHSEEDYNAAVDASNILFGNATSDALKKLDEDTLLAVFEGVPQFEISRDALAAGVKAVDLFVDNAAVFASKGEMRKLVQGGGVSLNKEKLAAFDQVITTADLLDEKYLLVQRGKKNYYLIIAK; via the coding sequence ATGAATTTTGTAGAAGAATTAAGATGGCGTGGCATGCTCCACGATATGATGCCGGGTACGGAAGAACTTCTGGCTAAGGAACAAGTGACTGCATACATTGGTTTCGACCCTACTGCGGACTCTTTGCACATCGGGCACCTTTGCAGTGTGATGATTTTGCGTCACTTCCAGCGTTGCGGACACAAGCCGTTGGCACTGATTGGCGGTGCTACGGGTATGATTGGTGACCCTTCCGGAAAGTCTGCCGAACGCAATCTGCTTACGGAAGAGACGTTGCAGCGCAACCTGGCCGGTATGAAGGCCCAGCTCTCCAAGTTCCTGGATTTTGATTCGGATGCCCCCAACCGTGCCGAGTTGGTGAACAACTACGATTGGATGAAGAACTTCACTTTCCTCGATTTTGCCCGTGAAGTGGGTAAGCACATCACCGTAAACTATATGATGGCGAAAGATTCTGTAAAGAAGCGTCTGAACGGTGAGGCACGTGACGGTCTTTCCTTCACGGAATTCACCTACCAGCTGTTGCAGGGGTACGACTTCCTTCATCTGTATGAAACCAAAGGCTGCAAGCTCCAGATGGGTGGCAGCGACCAGTGGGGTAACATCACCACCGGTGCCGAACTGATTCGCCGTACGAACGGTGGGGAGGTATTTGCACTGACCAGCCCGCTGATTACGAAGGCCGACGGTGGCAAGTTCGGCAAGACAGAGTCCGGAAACATCTGGCTCGACCCGCGCTACACTTCTCCATATAAGTTCTACCAGTTCTGGCTGAACGTGAGCGACGAGGATGCCAAACGCTACATAAAGATATTCACTGCACTGTCCAAGGAAGAGATTGACGCTCTGACGGCCGAGCACGACGCTGCTCCCCACTTGCGCGTCCTTCAGAAGTGTCTGGCGAAGGAAGTGACTATCATGGTTCACTCCGAAGAGGACTATAATGCCGCCGTGGATGCATCCAACATCTTGTTTGGCAATGCAACTTCGGATGCACTGAAGAAGTTGGACGAAGATACGCTGCTGGCTGTGTTCGAGGGTGTTCCCCAGTTTGAAATATCCCGTGATGCACTGGCTGCCGGTGTGAAGGCGGTGGATTTGTTCGTGGATAATGCTGCTGTATTCGCTTCCAAGGGCGAGATGCGTAAGCTGGTGCAAGGCGGTGGCGTTTCTCTGAATAAGGAGAAACTGGCTGCTTTCGACCAGGTGATTACGACAGCCGACCTGCTGGACGAAAAATACCTGCTGGTACAGCGCGGCAAGAAGAATTACTATCTGATTATCGCCAAATAA
- a CDS encoding TatD family hydrolase: MNIPVDIHTHRLPQVPGTAIANCYPETFSPQSGGWYSVGIHPWRIGRSGGEHSGVEGAVASRVCGLEELVRHPQVLAVGEAGLDKLADAPMDLQVEVFRCQACLAEEVGKPLVIHLVKAVDELLKVKRDLRPSNPWIIHGFRGKAALVEEYLKHGFYLSFGEKYQEVALCRVPADRLFIETDESEVSIGELYARAAEVRGISPEELGETLRRNVCKVFFKP; the protein is encoded by the coding sequence ATGAATATTCCAGTTGACATACATACACACCGGCTTCCGCAAGTACCCGGAACTGCCATTGCAAATTGCTATCCCGAAACGTTCTCTCCACAGAGCGGCGGATGGTATTCGGTGGGGATACATCCCTGGCGTATAGGTCGGAGTGGAGGTGAACACTCAGGAGTTGAAGGTGCTGTGGCTAGCAGGGTGTGCGGCCTGGAGGAGTTAGTGCGCCATCCCCAAGTACTTGCCGTGGGCGAAGCCGGGCTGGACAAGCTGGCAGATGCTCCGATGGATTTGCAGGTGGAAGTGTTCAGGTGCCAGGCATGTTTGGCAGAGGAAGTGGGAAAGCCGCTGGTGATTCATCTGGTGAAGGCGGTTGATGAACTGCTGAAGGTGAAGCGGGACTTGCGCCCGTCGAATCCGTGGATAATACATGGTTTCCGTGGCAAGGCGGCGCTGGTGGAGGAATATCTGAAACATGGCTTTTACCTTTCATTCGGGGAGAAATACCAGGAAGTAGCCTTGTGCCGGGTACCTGCCGACCGGCTGTTCATCGAAACGGATGAAAGCGAAGTTTCCATCGGGGAATTGTATGCACGCGCTGCCGAAGTGCGCGGCATCTCTCCCGAGGAGCTTGGAGAAACACTCCGGAGAAATGTCTGCAAAGTCTTTTTTAAACCCTAA
- the yidD gene encoding membrane protein insertion efficiency factor YidD, with protein sequence MKRLLSYLLLLPIYFYQKCISPMIGPSCRFTPTCSQYAVEAIKKHGPFKGFCLAVRRILRCHPWGGSGYDPVP encoded by the coding sequence ATGAAGCGTCTGCTTTCATATCTGCTGCTGCTTCCCATCTATTTCTATCAGAAGTGCATATCGCCCATGATAGGGCCTTCATGCCGTTTTACCCCCACTTGTTCGCAATATGCGGTGGAGGCCATCAAGAAACACGGACCTTTCAAGGGGTTTTGTCTGGCAGTCAGGCGCATTCTGCGCTGCCATCCCTGGGGAGGTTCCGGATATGATCCCGTTCCATGA
- the rnpA gene encoding ribonuclease P protein component — MPNTLRKSERLDRKKVIEKMFAGGSRSFSVFPLRVVYLPVEELEAPVSILVSVSKRRFKRAVKRNRVKRQIREAYRMNKHGLLAVLTEKKCRLAVAFIYLSDQLVDSSVIEDRMKTALARIAEKVAANAETEQTPQVS, encoded by the coding sequence ATGCCAAATACCTTGCGTAAGTCCGAACGGTTGGACAGGAAGAAAGTGATAGAGAAGATGTTTGCGGGCGGCTCACGCTCGTTTTCGGTTTTCCCTTTGCGTGTGGTGTATCTGCCGGTGGAGGAGCTGGAGGCACCCGTTTCCATTCTTGTAAGTGTCTCGAAACGCCGTTTCAAGCGGGCGGTGAAGCGCAACCGCGTGAAACGTCAGATACGTGAAGCCTACCGCATGAACAAACACGGACTGCTGGCAGTGTTGACGGAAAAAAAGTGCCGTTTGGCCGTGGCCTTCATCTATCTTTCGGACCAGTTGGTAGACTCTTCTGTCATCGAGGACCGTATGAAGACAGCTTTGGCACGCATTGCCGAGAAGGTAGCGGCAAATGCTGAAACCGAGCAAACTCCGCAGGTGTCATGA
- a CDS encoding uroporphyrinogen-III synthase translates to MKIKKVLVSQPKPASEKSPYYDIAEKYGVKIDFRPFIKVESLSAKEFRQQKISVLDQTAVIFTSRHAIDHFFHLCTELRVTIPETMKYFCVTEAVALYIQKYVQYRKRKIFFGNTGKIDDLIPSIVKHKTEKYLVPMSDVHNDDVKNLLDKNKIQHTEAVMYRTVSNDFAADEAFDYDMLVFFSPAGISALKKNFPDFDQKEIKIGTFGSTTAQAVRDAGLRLDLEAPSVQAPSMTAALDMFIKENNKGK, encoded by the coding sequence TTGAAAATTAAGAAAGTACTTGTGTCGCAGCCGAAACCGGCATCAGAGAAATCTCCTTACTACGACATCGCCGAGAAGTATGGTGTGAAAATAGATTTTCGCCCATTTATCAAAGTGGAGAGCCTTTCAGCGAAAGAGTTCAGACAACAGAAAATTTCGGTCTTGGATCAGACTGCCGTTATTTTTACTTCGCGTCATGCTATTGATCATTTCTTCCACTTGTGTACAGAATTGCGTGTGACAATTCCCGAAACAATGAAGTATTTCTGCGTGACGGAGGCCGTTGCTCTGTATATCCAAAAGTATGTGCAGTATCGTAAGCGTAAGATTTTCTTCGGAAACACCGGGAAGATTGACGATTTGATACCTTCCATTGTTAAGCATAAGACTGAAAAGTACTTGGTACCGATGTCGGATGTACACAATGATGACGTGAAGAATCTGCTGGATAAGAATAAGATTCAGCACACGGAAGCTGTCATGTACCGCACTGTCAGCAATGATTTTGCTGCAGATGAGGCTTTTGATTATGACATGCTGGTGTTCTTCAGTCCGGCAGGCATCAGTGCCTTGAAGAAGAATTTCCCTGATTTTGACCAGAAGGAAATCAAGATCGGAACATTCGGCTCTACCACTGCCCAGGCAGTCCGTGATGCCGGGCTTCGTCTTGACCTGGAAGCTCCCAGCGTGCAGGCACCCTCAATGACGGCGGCGCTTGACATGTTTATCAAGGAAAATAATAAAGGAAAGTAA
- a CDS encoding DUF4271 domain-containing protein: MIGLLMAWAVVGTEGIPIPYSPRMDDGITVVLLCCFFLSAYVLSRSRKFLLQLVKDFLLHRERTSIFATSTAADMRYLLLLILQTCILAGVCIFSYFNDIQPELVRHVSPGLLLGIYIGVCLFYLCLKWMLYSFLGWIFFDESVTTLWLESYSTLLYYLGFALFPFALFIVYFDLSLQLTIIIGLILAFFAKILMLYKWLKLFCNNLYGGLLLIVYFCALEIMPCFVLYQGVTQLNDYLIIKF; this comes from the coding sequence ATGATAGGGCTGTTGATGGCTTGGGCAGTAGTGGGGACGGAGGGGATTCCTATTCCATATTCTCCGAGAATGGACGATGGCATCACCGTGGTTCTTTTGTGCTGTTTCTTTCTGTCGGCCTATGTTTTGTCACGCAGCCGCAAGTTCCTGCTGCAGCTGGTGAAGGATTTCCTGCTTCATCGCGAACGTACCAGCATATTTGCCACTTCCACAGCCGCCGATATGCGCTATTTGCTGCTGCTCATCCTGCAGACTTGCATCCTTGCGGGTGTCTGTATCTTCAGCTACTTCAATGATATACAGCCGGAACTGGTACGTCATGTGTCGCCGGGGCTTCTGCTGGGGATTTACATCGGTGTGTGTCTCTTCTATTTGTGCTTGAAGTGGATGCTCTACTCTTTTCTGGGTTGGATTTTTTTTGACGAAAGTGTTACAACGCTATGGCTTGAGTCCTATTCTACGCTACTTTATTACTTGGGATTCGCCCTTTTCCCGTTTGCTCTGTTCATAGTCTATTTTGATTTGAGTTTGCAGCTGACGATAATAATAGGATTGATTTTAGCCTTTTTTGCTAAAATATTGATGTTATACAAGTGGTTAAAGCTTTTTTGTAACAATTTATATGGCGGTTTGCTTTTAATTGTGTACTTTTGTGCCCTTGAAATCATGCCTTGTTTTGTGTTATATCAAGGCGTGACGCAGCTAAACGATTATTTGATAATAAAATTTTAG
- a CDS encoding LOG family protein, whose translation MNKINSVCVYCASSTKIDSVYFDAARELGTLLGQRQIRLINGAGNMGLMSAVSDAALRAGGEVTGVIPRFMVEQGWHHTGLTQLVEVESMHQRKKTMADLSDAVIALPGGCGTLEELLEIITWKQLGLYLNPIVILNVKNYFDPLLDMLRQAVDENFMRVQHGAIWHVAQTPQEAVELMYTTPLWDASIRKFAAI comes from the coding sequence ATGAACAAGATAAATTCCGTATGCGTATATTGTGCTTCGAGCACAAAGATAGATTCCGTTTATTTCGATGCAGCCCGTGAGTTGGGCACTCTGCTGGGGCAGCGGCAAATTCGCCTGATTAATGGTGCGGGAAATATGGGACTGATGTCCGCTGTGTCCGATGCGGCACTCCGGGCAGGGGGAGAGGTGACGGGCGTCATTCCCCGCTTCATGGTGGAGCAGGGATGGCATCACACCGGACTTACCCAACTCGTGGAAGTGGAAAGCATGCACCAGCGGAAAAAGACAATGGCCGACCTGAGCGATGCCGTCATCGCCCTGCCCGGTGGTTGCGGCACCCTGGAAGAACTGCTGGAAATCATCACTTGGAAGCAACTCGGACTGTATCTGAACCCGATTGTGATACTGAATGTCAAGAACTATTTCGACCCTCTGCTCGATATGCTCCGGCAGGCAGTGGACGAAAACTTCATGCGCGTGCAGCACGGTGCCATCTGGCATGTGGCGCAGACACCGCAGGAAGCCGTGGAACTGATGTATACCACTCCCTTGTGGGACGCCTCCATCCGTAAATTCGCTGCAATATGA